In Amycolatopsis sp. EV170708-02-1, the following are encoded in one genomic region:
- a CDS encoding sugar phosphate isomerase/epimerase, protein MIRPGLCSVTLRRLDADEVARRAEKAGLQVVEWGADVHVRPGDDWAAERAFEAMARHGLTCDSYGSYFRATPMEAGKFGEIAATAVRLGASRIRVWAGKAGSEDVDSYEREQIVAGLREAADVANEHGLEVALEFHGGTLTDTAESTVRLLEEVGRDNLGTYWQPPQDLPDEQALAGLELVLDQVRAVHVFSWWPSNERRPLTFRAELWTRAFGLLAKAGRPLDALLEFVPDNDPDLIPGEADSLRKLIEAGA, encoded by the coding sequence ATGATCCGCCCGGGACTGTGTTCGGTGACGCTGCGGCGGCTGGACGCCGACGAAGTCGCCCGTCGCGCCGAGAAGGCCGGACTTCAGGTGGTCGAATGGGGCGCCGACGTCCATGTGCGCCCGGGTGACGACTGGGCGGCCGAGCGCGCGTTCGAGGCCATGGCACGGCACGGGCTCACCTGCGACTCCTACGGCTCCTACTTCCGCGCGACCCCGATGGAGGCCGGGAAGTTCGGCGAGATCGCCGCCACCGCGGTCCGCCTCGGTGCCTCGCGGATCCGGGTGTGGGCGGGGAAAGCGGGCTCCGAGGACGTCGACTCGTACGAACGCGAGCAGATCGTCGCCGGTCTCCGCGAGGCCGCCGACGTCGCCAACGAGCACGGCCTCGAAGTCGCGCTGGAGTTCCACGGCGGAACGCTGACCGACACCGCCGAATCCACCGTGCGGCTGCTCGAAGAGGTGGGCCGCGACAATCTCGGCACCTACTGGCAACCGCCGCAGGACCTGCCGGACGAGCAGGCGCTGGCGGGGCTCGAGCTGGTCCTCGACCAGGTGCGCGCGGTGCACGTGTTCTCGTGGTGGCCCAGCAACGAACGGCGTCCGCTGACCTTCCGGGCCGAGCTCTGGACCCGCGCGTTCGGCCTGCTCGCCAAGGCGGGGCGACCGCTCGACGCGCTGCTGGAGTTCGTCCCGGACAACGACCCCGACCTGATCCCCGGCGAGGCGGACTCGCTGCGGAAGCTGATCGAGGCGGGCGCGTGA
- a CDS encoding polysaccharide lyase 6 family protein yields MDRRRFLSGATLGAALITVPWVTAGTASATPNGLCALNVSSLTELQNAINKAGPGAVITVNNGTYTVPTGKPISIKGRRGTKDQPITIVAQSRGGVTFNGEQSFVFDDSTGVTISGFKFRQSTTLEIPANCSRIRLTRNDLQFADLPDLHWVMVRADNSKIDRNHFHHKTTLGVMLCIEGADEDKMAADVEVFRNYFSDHTFPGDNGGEPIRLGVSPRALSTAGAKIEFNLFERANGDPEAISIKSSGNFIRNNTIRNSLGGIVLRHGNKSVVESNFILGGKEGIRIYGNDHKILNNYVAGVSGTALVVGSGSVRDHFPGESKESRRGNDAADRVLIAHNTLLNNGGTLSGETKRTIEPRDCTISDNILVGSNGDLVTMSTTGNFTWSGNILWGSGGDGNIPAGTFRRVDPKLVQGGDGVSRLAAGSPAIDAATLSAAPVTLDIDGQARGSLRDVGADEYSTAAIANRPLTTADVGPAAP; encoded by the coding sequence ATGGATCGCAGAAGGTTCCTCAGCGGCGCCACCCTCGGCGCCGCGCTGATCACCGTCCCCTGGGTCACCGCGGGCACGGCGTCGGCCACACCGAACGGGTTGTGCGCCCTGAACGTCAGTTCGCTGACCGAGCTGCAGAACGCGATCAACAAGGCGGGCCCCGGTGCCGTCATCACCGTGAACAACGGCACCTACACCGTGCCCACGGGCAAGCCGATCAGCATCAAGGGCAGGCGCGGCACGAAGGACCAGCCGATCACCATCGTCGCCCAGTCCCGCGGCGGGGTGACGTTCAACGGTGAGCAGAGCTTCGTCTTCGACGACTCCACCGGCGTCACGATCAGCGGGTTCAAGTTCCGTCAGAGCACCACGCTGGAGATCCCGGCGAACTGCTCGCGGATCCGGCTGACCCGCAACGATCTCCAGTTCGCCGACCTCCCCGACCTGCACTGGGTGATGGTCCGCGCCGACAACAGCAAGATCGACCGCAACCACTTCCACCACAAGACGACCCTCGGCGTCATGCTCTGCATCGAGGGCGCCGACGAAGACAAGATGGCGGCGGACGTCGAGGTCTTCCGGAACTACTTCTCCGACCACACCTTCCCCGGTGACAACGGCGGCGAGCCGATCCGGCTCGGCGTCAGCCCGCGCGCGCTGAGCACCGCCGGCGCCAAGATCGAGTTCAACCTGTTCGAACGCGCGAACGGCGACCCGGAGGCGATCTCGATCAAGTCGTCGGGCAACTTCATCCGCAACAACACCATCCGGAACAGCCTGGGCGGCATCGTGCTGCGCCACGGGAACAAGTCCGTCGTCGAATCCAACTTCATCCTCGGCGGCAAGGAGGGCATCCGGATCTACGGCAACGACCACAAGATCCTCAACAACTACGTCGCCGGGGTGTCCGGCACCGCGCTGGTCGTCGGCAGCGGCTCCGTCCGGGACCACTTCCCGGGTGAATCGAAGGAATCGCGGCGCGGCAACGACGCGGCGGACCGCGTGCTCATCGCGCACAACACGCTGCTGAACAACGGCGGCACGCTTTCCGGCGAGACCAAACGGACGATCGAACCGCGCGACTGCACGATCTCCGACAACATCCTCGTCGGGAGCAACGGCGACCTGGTCACGATGAGCACCACGGGCAACTTCACCTGGTCCGGCAACATCCTGTGGGGTTCGGGCGGGGACGGCAACATCCCCGCGGGCACCTTCCGCCGGGTCGACCCGAAGCTCGTGCAGGGCGGCGACGGGGTCTCGCGGCTCGCCGCGGGCAGCCCCGCGATCGACGCGGCGACCCTGTCGGCCGCGCCGGTCACGCTGGACATCGACGGTCAGGCCCGCGGCAGCCTGCGTGACGTCGGCGCCGACGAGTACTCGACGGCCGCCATCGCCAACCGGCCGCTCACCACCGCGGACGTCGGCCCCGCCGCTCCGTAG
- a CDS encoding GDSL-type esterase/lipase family protein translates to MRFTEADRLLFAGDSITDSSRDRTDPASLGKGYVRQIADLLGDGPEVVNRGINGNRIYDLEARWAADVLAADPTVLTVKIGINDTWRTFDRGLSSPIGKFRDAYSRLLAGAREHLPAELYVITPFLLPVEPEQQDWVADLAPRIETAIDVATEFGARLIRADLFMPRAAEEHGAATLAPDGVHPSPLGHRLLAEAWLAAAGAPVGEVPLR, encoded by the coding sequence GTGAGGTTCACCGAAGCCGACCGCCTGCTGTTCGCCGGCGACTCCATCACCGATTCCAGCCGCGACCGCACCGATCCCGCGTCGCTCGGCAAGGGCTACGTGCGGCAGATCGCGGACCTCCTCGGCGACGGGCCGGAGGTGGTCAACCGCGGGATCAACGGCAACCGGATCTACGACCTCGAAGCCCGCTGGGCCGCCGACGTCCTCGCGGCGGATCCCACGGTGCTGACGGTGAAGATCGGCATCAACGACACGTGGCGGACGTTCGACCGCGGCCTGTCGAGTCCGATCGGAAAGTTCCGCGACGCCTACTCCCGGCTGCTGGCCGGCGCGCGGGAGCACCTCCCGGCCGAGCTGTACGTGATCACGCCGTTCCTGCTGCCGGTGGAGCCGGAGCAGCAGGACTGGGTCGCCGATCTGGCGCCCCGCATCGAAACCGCGATCGACGTGGCGACCGAGTTCGGCGCGCGGCTGATCCGCGCGGATCTGTTCATGCCGCGCGCGGCGGAAGAGCACGGGGCGGCGACGCTGGCGCCGGACGGCGTCCACCCCAGTCCGCTGGGACACCGGCTGCTCGCCGAAGCCTGGCTCGCGGCGGCCGGGGCGCCGGTCGGAGAGGTTCCGCTCCGCTAG
- a CDS encoding alpha-L-fucosidase: MSSTAWFTHDRFGMFVHWGLYSLAARHEWVQNREKLTDEQYRVYFDHFEPDKYEPRSWARAAKAAGMTYVVLTTKHHDGFCLWDSDLTDFKVTNTPYGKDLLGPFVDACREEGLKVGFYHSLIDWHHPAFPVDGTHPRRDDAEYIAAHQYADIAEYQLYLHGQVRELLTRFGTIDYLFFDFSYKGRKEWWGGKGPDDWDSPGLLELVRELQPGILVNDRTGIPGDFITPEQYQPSGPMARDGVPVVWEACQTLNGSWGYDRDNLDYKSPELLIRMLVDGVSKDGNLLLNVGPNGRGEIDPRAHEVLAEIGRWMDRHERSIRGCGPSEFTAPADGRYTQRGDRLYLHLFSWPMNHVHLPGLAGRVRYAQLLDDASEIRQVHTDPGQTAQNTQMGGQPEGTLTLKLPIRKPDTPVPVIELFLSTKSPAAETLPTD, translated from the coding sequence GTGAGTTCCACCGCCTGGTTCACCCACGACCGGTTCGGGATGTTCGTCCATTGGGGACTGTATTCCCTTGCCGCCCGGCACGAATGGGTCCAGAACCGCGAAAAGCTGACCGACGAGCAGTACCGGGTGTACTTCGACCATTTCGAGCCGGACAAGTACGAACCGCGGTCCTGGGCGCGGGCCGCGAAGGCCGCGGGCATGACCTACGTCGTGCTGACCACCAAGCACCACGACGGTTTCTGCCTGTGGGACAGCGATCTCACCGACTTCAAGGTGACGAACACGCCGTATGGCAAGGATCTGCTCGGCCCGTTCGTCGACGCCTGCCGCGAGGAAGGCTTGAAGGTCGGCTTCTACCACTCGCTGATCGACTGGCACCACCCGGCTTTCCCCGTCGACGGCACCCATCCCCGCCGTGACGACGCGGAGTACATCGCGGCGCACCAGTACGCCGACATCGCCGAGTACCAGCTCTATCTCCACGGTCAGGTGCGCGAACTGCTCACCCGCTTCGGCACGATCGACTACCTGTTCTTCGACTTCTCCTACAAGGGCCGCAAGGAATGGTGGGGCGGCAAGGGACCGGACGACTGGGACTCCCCCGGCCTGCTCGAGCTGGTCCGCGAACTGCAGCCCGGCATCCTGGTCAACGATCGCACCGGGATCCCCGGCGACTTCATCACCCCGGAGCAGTATCAGCCGTCCGGTCCGATGGCCCGCGACGGTGTCCCCGTGGTGTGGGAGGCGTGCCAGACCCTCAACGGCAGCTGGGGTTACGACCGCGACAACCTCGACTACAAGAGCCCGGAACTGCTGATCCGGATGCTGGTCGACGGCGTGTCCAAGGACGGCAACCTGCTGCTCAACGTCGGCCCGAACGGCCGGGGCGAGATCGACCCCCGCGCGCACGAAGTCCTCGCCGAGATCGGCCGCTGGATGGACCGGCACGAACGCTCCATCCGCGGCTGCGGGCCCAGCGAGTTCACCGCGCCCGCCGACGGCCGCTACACCCAGCGCGGCGACCGGCTGTACCTGCACCTGTTCAGCTGGCCGATGAACCACGTCCACCTGCCCGGGCTCGCCGGGCGGGTGCGTTACGCCCAGTTGCTCGACGACGCCTCGGAAATCCGGCAGGTGCACACGGATCCCGGGCAGACCGCGCAGAACACCCAGATGGGCGGGCAGCCGGAAGGCACGCTCACCCTCAAACTCCCCATCCGGAAACCGGACACCCCGGTCCCGGTGATCGAACTGTTCCTGAGCACGAAGAGCCCCGCCGCCGAAACCCTCCCCACCGATTGA